TCAATCTCACCGCCACATTTAAAGCACTCCTACATAAAAGAGGAAATAATTGAAGAACAATCTTCAAATCTTATGAAAATATTCTCCTTTTTAACCACTACATCATTGTCTGTCCCATTGTTCTGTTTAAATCAATTGTATTATTTgaggcctggtacttcacgaaggcaatgaaggcgattgcctccacgccccctggtcattaccttgttgcccttgaaatgctccagtagaactttacaatttcctcatagggtgacctttaccaaggagcaaatgccttgccctttcaaaaatgaagcatacaggggtggatttcacaaacaattaagactagtcttatctcgagttagggcgagttactcgtcctaacttaggactagccacacgttttgtatatctcttaggactagtcctaagttaggactagtgtcctaagttaggactagtcctaactctttgtgaaatcgaccacatgTCATGTTTGTCCTTATCTGGTTAGGCTATAGTCCACATTTGGAAGTGGTACCTCTTTCTCATTTCTGAACCCGAAAAACCCAACAGCTTCTGTGACACAtctatttgtatttatttctatTTCTTTGGTGGAGAGGGTTGACAACTAAATCAATGCAGTTCAATTATTTAGATAATTTAATTGGAAACGCTTTTGTAGGAATGGGACATAGTAAGGCTTGCACTAAAATAATCTCCTAATTTTGGTTTCAATTTATCCTTAAATGGTTATTACCTTTCATAAAAGCTGAACCATACTTGTTTCTAACTAGGAATGTCTGGTATTCAACATTCCAATTCCTGAATGTTGTTTGAGAATGTTATTTCACAGCAATGTTTGCCATTTGGAGAATCATTACCCAGACATTTCCCCACAGGGCAATTCAAAAAAATAACCACAGAGCCCAAAATCTGCAAAACTCATCAGCAAAAGGTTCTGCTTTGTTGGTCATATTTGCCAAGGAGTACTCATGTGgtataatttatttcatttgtttttccacCATCGATCAAAATAAAGTTGTATGGCACTCTGTGGAGATCATGGACATtcaaagcacaaaataaattttcataatatttcaagagaagtctttcaccattaccttctgtaaaccctgtaagttatttgtaaacctgtgaacttttttttttttttttcctgttccgaaagtgtataatggctttaagagcttTGCGTTTCAGAGCTTCTTATCCACACTGTTGAACCTCATCCTCCTGTCATGCTTCCATATTCTACATACCTGATCTTCCTTAAGGTAATCTTTAACCCTTCCTGTTGAAAAGGCAACCTCATCTCTGAGCTCAATGAATTGATAGAAGCACTCAGTGGAGGCTGCATCCAGGATGTGTCGACAGAGATCTTCTGACAGGTCCTGGCGAGGCATCTGAAGGATGATCTGCCGATCCCGATATTTCTCCCCAGCACTATGCAGCCTCGGGATTTGGTTGTTTGGAAGGGAATTCATGAAGTCTTCCACCTTTTGGGAATTAAGGTTGTTAATATAgataattatattttgtatgtttgGTTGTCACGCCTTGAGGGCCTGCCCTTAGCTACATATTATGTGCACtttgtaagttttttatttttcttattattacttttaacaAACATAGGAATGATACAGTAAAACTTTGAGGGAAACTTTTTCCAAAATTATTTGTGtcgatagagggcagcattcTATTTTATGGAGAGCATCTAGTGAATTGACTTTTTAAtcttaaagaagaaaacacctcTCCGTGCCATATAAACTGCCTTAAAACCATGCAAAACCTAGGCGCATAGAGGAATCTTTTATTCAtaatgcgccttataaatgctgtttattattattattattaaggttaaAATAAGTATTAATTTAGTATGGAATAGTAGATTTTTCcccacttaaaaaaaatgtgtaaatgcATGTACACTTAATGGCATTTCCACCCACACTGTATCAAGACTCTAACTTAAGAATTAAGTTCAACAAAGCTGTTAACTTTCCATAGAGTTCTAATGGGAGACTTAtgggaacactaggtggcagcagactgaccaGGTACAACTCATCAATATTGGAAAAGTGCACACACTCAACAGTCACCTTGGCCAAACTACCCTGTGTGTCTCTTCTGCAGTCTCCTTATGTCTTAATGAAAACAGACAAACATTGTTTACCTTTGCTGGAGAAAGCCCTTGCGGTACCCATGAGTAGCCAAGACTTAAGGCTCGTTCCTTGCTACGTACTAATTCATTGTGGTCTTTGGTATCTATGCCTAGACGTTCATATACAGTCA
Above is a window of Asterias rubens chromosome 11, eAstRub1.3, whole genome shotgun sequence DNA encoding:
- the LOC117296733 gene encoding prickle planar cell polarity protein 3-A-like; its protein translation is MKGLFSKNKVFPYEEVDKGQPCLSCGDRCLGFTPHKWRSTCTACGCQRDDHDIIHDNLVTVYERLGIDTKDHNELVRSKERALSLGYSWVPQGLSPAKVEDFMNSLPNNQIPRLHSAGEKYRDRQIILQMPRQDLSEDLCRHILDAASTECFYQFIELRDEVAFSTGRVKDYLKEDQECFKCGGEIEAGDMGVYADLLEDDSLCWHPFCFTCYSCDELLVDLAYFHKDGHIFCERHYAELVLPRCIACDEMK